One stretch of Sinomonas terrae DNA includes these proteins:
- a CDS encoding DUF3761 domain-containing protein produces MGGTEAVASGAILPDHAATPGATNPSVSQGDIASTICVSGWTTTVRPPSSYTSELKLEQLRAGYAYQGDLNPSDYEEDHLIPLELGGAPSDVHNLWPEPSTAATGGSKAKDDLENKLHALVCSGALALATAQQAIASNWWDAYETYVAAGAAPAPAPVAPAPASVAPAPAPVAPAPVAPAPAPAPAGATAECKDGSLSYSATHSGTCSHHGGVAVWYK; encoded by the coding sequence TTGGGCGGCACAGAGGCTGTGGCGAGCGGGGCGATCCTGCCGGACCACGCCGCCACCCCCGGCGCGACCAACCCCTCGGTGTCCCAGGGCGACATCGCGAGCACCATCTGCGTGTCGGGATGGACGACGACGGTCCGCCCGCCGTCGTCGTACACCTCGGAGCTCAAGCTCGAACAGCTGCGGGCCGGGTACGCGTACCAGGGAGACCTCAACCCGTCCGACTACGAGGAGGACCACCTCATCCCGCTCGAGCTGGGCGGCGCTCCCTCGGACGTGCACAACCTCTGGCCTGAGCCGTCGACGGCGGCGACTGGGGGATCGAAGGCCAAGGACGATCTCGAGAACAAGCTGCACGCGCTCGTCTGCTCGGGCGCGCTCGCGCTGGCGACCGCTCAGCAGGCCATCGCGTCGAACTGGTGGGACGCGTACGAGACGTATGTCGCGGCGGGGGCCGCTCCCGCACCGGCCCCGGTGGCACCTGCTCCTGCTTCGGTGGCACCTGCTCCAGCTCCGGTTGCTCCTGCTCCGGTTGCTCCTGCGCCGGCACCTGCTCCCGCAGGGGCGACGGCCGAGTGCAAGGACGGGAGCCTCTCCTACTCCGCGACGCACAGCGGGACGTGCTCACACCACGGCGGGGTGGCCGTCTGGTACAAGTAG